From the genome of Dryobates pubescens isolate bDryPub1 chromosome 5, bDryPub1.pri, whole genome shotgun sequence, one region includes:
- the FJX1 gene encoding four-jointed box protein 1, translating to MRRARRAAPGPLPVLGLLLLGALPGLWTVLLRRETAAEAQPEPEPRPPGTRWGWSRSPEERDEPGGGGQKTFRALLAVPAASREERGSPEQFGAVGSPPPAAGFSPVERGIFWSRDLEAQVPPGFAAEEAAAWLSAARAARVAALERGGCGRSSNRLALLSDGSRACVRYGISPEQIQGEALSYHLAGVLGMQERLPPMALALVEARGRQWEPVREELRGSLWAEGAVVSLTRWVDNLTAVVAPAPWGAEASGGRRLQPLSARELGGLPPEQLVELVQWSDLILFDYLTANFDRLVSNLFSLQWDPRVMRRATSNLLRGPDGGLVFMDNEAGLVHGYRLLAMWDPYNEPLLRSVCIFREGTARRVAELHRRRSAAAELRRRYRAREPLWARLGFLSERQAELLQARVDFVHRHIAHCRAQAAAL from the coding sequence ATGAGGAGGGCGAGGCGGGCCGCGCCGGGCCCCCTGCccgtgctggggctgctgctgctgggggccctgCCGGGGCTCTGGACGGTGCTGCTGCGGCGGGAGACGGCGGCGGAGGCGCAGCCGGAACCGGAGCCGCGCCCGCCGGGGACTCGGTGGGGCTGGAGCCGCTCCCCGGAGGAGCGGGACGagcccggcggcggcgggcagAAAACTTTCCGGGCGCTGCTGGCGGTGCCGGCGGCGAGCCGGGAGGAGCGAGGCAGCCCGGAGCAGTTCGGCGCGGTCGGGTCTCCGCCGCCGGCCGCCGGCTTCTCTCCGGTGGAGCGGGGCATCTTCTGGAGTCGCGACCTGGAGGCGCAGGTGCCGCCGGGCTTCGCGGCGGAGGAGGCGGCGGCCTGGCTGTCGGCTGCCCGCGCCGCCCGTGTGGCCGCACTGGAGCGGGGCGGCTGCGGGCGGAGCTCCAACCGGCTGGCGCTGCTGTCGGACGGGAGCCGGGCCTGCGTGCGCTACGGCATCAGCCCGGAGCAGATCCAGGGCGAGGCGCTGTCCTACCACCTGGCCGGGGTGCTGGGCATGCAGGAGCGGCTGCCGCCCATGGCGCTGGCGCTGGTGGAGGCCCGCGGGCGGCAGTGGGAGCCGGTGCGGGAGGAGCTGCGCGGCTCTCTCTGGGCTGAGGGCGCCGTGGTCAGCCTGACGCGCTGGGTGGACAACCTGACCGCCGTGGTGGCCCCGGCGCCGTGGGGCGCCGAGGCGAGCGGCGGGCGGCGGCTGCAACCGCTGTCGGCGCGGGAGCTGGGCGGGCTGCCGCCGGAGCAGCTGGTAGAGCTGGTGCAGTGGAGCGATCTCATCCTCTTCGACTACCTGACGGCCAACTTCGACCGCCTGGTCAGCAACCTCTTCAGCCTGCAGTGGGACCCGCGGGTGATGCGCCGCGCCACCAGCAACCTGCTGCGCGGCCCCGACGGCGGGCTGGTCTTCATGGACAACGAGGCGGGGCTGGTGCACGGCTACCGCCTGCTCGCCATGTGGGACCCGTACAACGAGCCGCTGCTGCGCTCCGTCTGTATCTTCCGGGAGGGCACGGCGCGGCGGGTGGCCGAGCTGCACCGGCGCCGTAGCGCCGCCGCCGAGCTCCGCCGCCGCTACCGGGCGCGGGAGCCGCTCTGGGCCCGCCTGGGCTTTCTCTCGGAGCGGCAAGCCGAGCTACTGCAGGCACGCGTAGACTTCGTGCACCGCCACATCGCGCACTGCCGCGCACAGGCCGCCGCGCTCTGA